In the genome of Candidatus Nitrosotenuis sp. DW1, one region contains:
- a CDS encoding archaellin/type IV pilin N-terminal domain-containing protein, which yields MKLVRREHSRSHRGVIGVESAIVMIAFVIVAAALAFVVLNMGFSTTQRAKTAIVSSLEESSSALEIAGKVTASGDVSPTGKINVTSIPVKVASGGSSVNLGNTTMAVKYFSGSVEYDNIMTGILSTGTYANLTVAMQAAAQAGHLNVNPITSNTAADATAAVIYFAVNRNDNAILDQGEHAIIAIVHKGSERPQALDVIKAEIIVPTGSPLTVERLVPNITTNVVDLG from the coding sequence ATGAAACTTGTTAGACGAGAACATAGTCGATCCCATCGAGGAGTCATAGGCGTAGAGTCTGCCATAGTTATGATAGCATTCGTAATCGTAGCAGCCGCTTTAGCTTTTGTCGTTCTCAACATGGGTTTCTCTACAACACAACGAGCAAAAACTGCAATAGTATCAAGCTTAGAGGAATCGAGCAGTGCCCTAGAAATAGCTGGCAAAGTGACAGCATCAGGCGACGTATCTCCAACTGGAAAGATCAACGTAACTTCAATCCCAGTCAAGGTAGCATCCGGCGGATCATCAGTAAATCTTGGTAATACCACAATGGCTGTAAAATATTTCAGCGGTAGTGTAGAATATGATAATATTATGACAGGTATATTATCAACTGGAACATATGCAAATCTGACTGTTGCAATGCAGGCTGCAGCGCAAGCAGGTCATCTTAATGTCAACCCAATTACAAGCAATACTGCTGCAGACGCAACAGCTGCTGTGATCTATTTTGCTGTTAACAGAAACGATAACGCAATTTTGGACCAGGGTGAACACGCAATTATCGCCATAGTCCATAAAGGCAGTGAACGACCACAAGCGCTTGATGTGATCAAAGCAGAAATTATTGTTCCAACTGGATCACCACTGACTGTAGAGCGATTAGTGCCAAACATAACGACAAACGTAGTTGATCTAGGCTAG
- a CDS encoding archaellin/type IV pilin N-terminal domain-containing protein, translating to MNLIRKGHRKSHRGVIGVESAIVMIAFVIVAAALAFVVLNMGFSTTQKAKTTIVSGLGEASSSLQISGKVKGIGCTSSTKGCSTPYLNATIIPLKIASGGDSVNLQNSTASVKYISNSKSFDNIYKGPLAASTTYNNATAAFNAAVTASVGGFVNAAVNPVTKSLPSQTVAIVYWAVTGNTNAILDDGEHAVLAIAYGNNDRPAALDKIRVEVVTPTGAALSVERNVPIITNTIVDLG from the coding sequence ATGAACCTTATTAGAAAAGGACATAGAAAATCTCATCGAGGAGTCATAGGCGTAGAGTCTGCCATAGTTATGATAGCATTCGTAATCGTAGCAGCCGCTTTAGCTTTTGTCGTTCTCAACATGGGTTTCTCTACAACACAGAAAGCAAAGACTACAATCGTGTCAGGTTTGGGCGAAGCAAGTAGCAGCCTACAAATCTCAGGTAAAGTGAAAGGAATTGGCTGTACATCCAGTACAAAGGGATGTTCAACACCATACTTGAATGCAACCATCATTCCATTGAAGATTGCATCAGGCGGTGATTCGGTCAACCTACAAAATAGTACTGCGTCTGTAAAGTACATTAGCAATTCCAAATCCTTCGATAACATCTACAAAGGACCACTGGCAGCATCTACTACATATAACAATGCGACAGCTGCATTCAATGCAGCAGTAACAGCATCAGTTGGTGGATTTGTTAACGCTGCTGTAAATCCAGTGACAAAATCATTGCCTAGTCAAACAGTCGCAATTGTTTATTGGGCTGTTACCGGAAACACCAATGCCATACTGGATGATGGCGAACACGCAGTGCTTGCAATTGCATATGGAAATAACGATAGACCAGCAGCTCTTGACAAAATCAGAGTTGAGGTTGTCACACCAACAGGTGCAGCACTTAGCGTAGAGAGAAATGTGCCAATCATAACCAACACAATAGTAGATCTAGGGTAA
- a CDS encoding flagellin, whose amino-acid sequence MASGVMTEAILIIASIVVATSVAGIVMSKVGSFESTFTATSESQKNIMLTKLTIPYAIRNATSTTIIEVWVKNVGIDPVTNPTAMDVYFGPIDSLKRYQYDTSATDDTWKFKTLPTIIQKSDAVQIRITETSLSAGTYMIRVTAPNGVYSDYIFSIS is encoded by the coding sequence ATGGCATCTGGTGTGATGACAGAAGCAATTTTGATTATTGCGTCTATTGTAGTTGCAACATCAGTTGCGGGAATAGTAATGTCGAAGGTCGGCTCTTTTGAATCAACATTTACAGCTACTTCAGAAAGTCAAAAAAACATAATGCTTACAAAACTTACAATTCCCTATGCTATTCGTAATGCTACATCGACAACCATTATAGAAGTCTGGGTGAAAAATGTCGGCATTGATCCTGTAACTAATCCTACAGCTATGGATGTTTATTTTGGCCCAATTGATTCTCTAAAGAGATATCAGTATGATACATCTGCTACAGATGATACATGGAAATTCAAAACTTTACCTACAATAATTCAGAAATCAGATGCGGTTCAAATTAGAATAACTGAAACTAGTCTATCCGCTGGTACCTATATGATAAGAGTCACTGCTCCAAACGGTGTTTACTCTGATTATATATTTTCAATTTCTTAA
- a CDS encoding ATPase domain-containing protein, which produces MTDIIPCGNEEVDRQFGGGIPFPTLMLIEGDHGTGKSALCAQFMKGLLASDKRVLCVTENTVKEYIENMKSITFNFSTAFLRNRLTIMPLHMYGVQWNKEQSSFLLPVIGRYIGNSFKEHNCVVIDSLSLLTVFSDASRILEFFTQCKYLVARGMSIILTIHPEDIPPDLRMRVKGGVDVYLKLGSTNIGGRDVKTLKIVKLIGSKENTDSGFAFDIDMTFGIKIVPISMANA; this is translated from the coding sequence TTGACTGATATTATTCCGTGCGGAAACGAAGAGGTGGACAGACAGTTTGGGGGAGGAATCCCATTTCCAACTCTAATGCTAATTGAAGGTGATCATGGAACTGGAAAAAGTGCACTATGTGCTCAATTCATGAAAGGACTTCTTGCATCAGACAAAAGAGTTCTCTGTGTTACAGAAAACACAGTCAAAGAATACATCGAAAACATGAAATCAATCACATTCAATTTTTCAACAGCATTCTTACGTAACAGACTGACAATCATGCCACTACACATGTATGGAGTGCAGTGGAACAAAGAACAGTCCTCGTTTCTCTTACCTGTGATCGGGCGATACATCGGTAACAGCTTTAAGGAACATAATTGCGTTGTAATAGACTCTTTATCACTTTTGACAGTTTTCTCAGATGCCAGTAGAATCTTGGAGTTTTTCACACAATGCAAGTATCTTGTAGCACGGGGAATGAGCATCATACTGACAATTCATCCCGAAGACATACCTCCAGACTTGAGAATGAGAGTAAAAGGCGGAGTTGATGTGTACCTAAAGCTTGGATCAACTAACATTGGTGGAAGGGATGTCAAAACTCTAAAAATTGTAAAATTAATTGGTTCCAAAGAAAACACAGATTCTGGCTTTGCATTTGACATAGATATGACGTTTGGAATAAAGATCGTGCCAATATCAATGGCAAATGCCTAG